The Polaribacter sp. MED152 region TTAGAAAAATGATCGCCAAAAAGAACATTAAAACTGGTCCTATAATCCAATTTAATAATAATGAGATTGATAAGATTTTTGTATTTCTAAATACTTTTGGTAATAATGCGTAATTTACTTTTGCTAAAGGAGGGTACATCATTAAAATTAAACCAATGGCAATTGGTATGTTGGTTGTACCACTATTAAAAGAATTAATAATATCTGGAAATGTGGGTATAAAGTAGCCCAAAGCTACACCTATAGCCATGGCTATAAATATCCAAAGTGTTAAATTCTTGTCTAAAAAGCTTAATTTTTTCATTTGATTTTCAATCTATATTTGGTTCGTTACTATATCTTTAATAACTATATTGCAATATTACGATTAAAGATTGAATTTATTCAAATTTTATTCTTTTTTTAAATACTCATTAGAGCCGTATTCTGTAAATAGTATCATCTTATTAGAGTTAGGCATTTCAATTTTATAAGCCATTTTATCAATAGACGACGCTCCATTTCCAATACTTTTCATGGTAAGAATTAATGAATCACCTTTTAATTCCCATTTTTGATAAAGAAGTGTTTCCATATTGTCTGATCGTGCAACGCCATTTTCTAATAAGGTAAAATTTAGCTTGGCCTCAGACAGATCTATCCAAGAACCTAAAACATCTTCATTTTTAATACTAGTTGATTGACAAGCCATTACTAATAATAGCGTCACAAATAAAAGTTTGAATATATTCTTCATAAATGCTGTTTTTAGAATTACAATATAAATAAAATATAAATTCTTGAAACTTATGGATGATTAATAAATTGTTATCTGGTAAATTGATGTTTACAATTTACTAAGGGAATACTTTTAAATAGAATAGAAATTAAAAACATTTATATTGTTCTATAATTTATATTATGTAAAATAGAAAATAATAAAACCTCTATCCTACATATTTTGTGTATAATAATTGTAATCTTTTAAAACAGTGCTTATAAACTCTTTGTCACTTTTGTGAATAGATTGAATTTGAGTTACTTCCAAGATTTTCGATCTAAGTTTTATCAAAGTTGAATAATCATCAAACTTTGCAGAACTCTCAAAGGTTTCTTTTATGATTCGTACGTCATTATCAGATAATTTAACAACACTTGGATATGTAGGTTTATACGTGTCTTTTATTTCCTGCAAAATGGTTTGTGAGAATTTTACTTCATCCTTTAAATAAATAACAATGGTATTTGCAATAATATCTCCAAAACGTTGGCTTTTATTTGTGAATAAGATTAAAAAAAAGCCAATTAATTTACCAAATATAAAAAGTAAAACGAGCAAAATATATTCATCTGTTAATCCTAAGGAAGCCACATAAACAAACAATAAACTGAATAAATTAAAATCGATAACTCTTAAAAACCATCTAATAATAAAATCGGTTGTTGTTGGCTTATACCCTTCAATATTAATTACTTTTAAGTGCAATAACTTTTTACCCAATGTTTGACCATTCAATAAAATTTCTGAATACAAAGAATAGAAAGTTATAGGTATTAATACTAAGGCTTCTATGGCTTTGATGTCCCAACTATCGCCAGTTAAAGCATTTTCAAGAGAAGAAAAATCAAAAAATTCAAAGATTAAATATAGATAAGCAAACTTTATAATATTGTCTATAATAAACGCTAAAAGTCTTTGAAATACACCAGCCAAAGTAAATTTTATATTTACATTTTGTGCAGTTTTTATTTGGAGTGTTTTCATGCAATGATTAAATTCGCTCTATATGAGAGAGGTCGCTTTTATAAAGCAAAATAAAGAAAAATGGCTAGAATTTGAACAATTAATTTCAAATAAAGAGAAAAAAAGTCCAGACCTAATTGCCAATTTGCACATAAAGATAATGAACGATTTAGTTTATGCGCAAACTTACTATCCTAAAAGCAAGGTTACCAGGTATTTAAATAAATTAGCCAAATCTAGTTTCAATAAAGTCTATGACTCTAAAAAACGAAACAAAAATGCAATCCTATATTTCTTTTTAGACAAGGTTCCTCTACTCTGCTATCAATACAGAAAAATTATATACTTCTCATTTATAGTATTTTTTGTTTGTTTTTTTATTGGTTTATTAAGCACATTTAATGATGCTGATTTTGCAAGACAAATTCTTGGTAATAATTATGTAGATCAAACTCTAGAAAATATTGAAAGTGGTGATGCTATGGCTATTTACAAAAGTGGTAGCAACTGGGCTACTTTTATTGGTATTTATAATAATAATCAAAGAGTTGGGCTAAATATGTTTCTTTCAGGTCTATTTTTAGGCTTTGGTACAGCTTATTATATTGTGGTAAATGCTATAATGGTTGCAGTTTTTCAAGCATTTTTCTATCAATACAATAGTCTTTACGATAGTTTAAAAGGAATTTGGATTCATGGAACCTATGAGATTTTTGGTATAATAATAGAAGCTGCAGCTGGCTATATAATTGGAGCTAGTATTCTTTTTCCTGGCACATTAAAAAGATTAGAATCTTTTAAAATTGGCATTAGAGACGCCTTTTATATTTTTATCAGTACAATTCCTTTTACCATTATTGCTGCATTTTTAGAGGGTTATATTACTAGGTACTCTAATCAAATGCCAGATATATTTTGTTTCGCTATTATTTTCTTTTGCTTAATTACAATCAGTTATTACTATCTCATTTTGCCATTTAAAAGAGCAAAACAATATCAAGGAACTGCATGAAAAATTTAATAGCTTCCCTCCTTTTATTGTTATGCTTTAATAGTTTTGGCTTTAATCAACCAGACACTACAGATTTAAATTCTAACCATGTAGTTGGGTTAAATACTTACCAAAGAGAGTTGCCAAAAAACCTTAAAGAAAAATACAATGATGATGATTTTATTTACAAAGAGAAAAAGGAAAAGCCAAAAAAATCATCAAATATAAATTCAGCCTTTTTAGACGGATTTATCATTTTTATGAAATTTATATTTCCCTTTCTGTTAGGTATTTTTATTGTTTATATTATTTTAAAGACTGTTTTAAATATCGATATACGATTTTGGAAAAAACAAAATAATGCAACGAATACAGTTCAAAAATTAGAGTTTGATAATGATGATATTCATGAATTAGATATTGATTCTTTATTGAATACTGCTTTAAATAACAATGATTATAGACTAGCCACAAGATATTACTACCTAAAACTATTAAAATATCTAAGTGACTTAAATCATATCGATTATCAAATCGAAAAGACTAATTCAGACTATTTGTTGGAAATCAAAAAAGATGAAATTATTCCTGATTTTTCTTATCTATCTTACATCTATGCTCATATTTGGTATGGTAAATTTGCTATAGACGCAATTGGTTTTAAAAATGTGGAAAGTAAATATCAGTCATTTTTTAAAAAATTAAAGGATGACTAAATATTTCAATCATTTTGCTGCATTTATAGTTACTTTAACAATATTCAGTTGTTCAGAAACCAACTGGGAAGAAAACTTCAATTATAAAGAGAAAAGTCCTTTTGGTACATACATAATGCATGAAGAAATAAATAATTTATTTCCAAATGATAGCATCATCACCATAAAGAAAAACTTTAGAGATTATTTGGCTGATGGTAATTTTGATTCAATTTCAACTGCAAATTATGTTTGCATTAATTACAGCATGAATAAGCTAGAATATGAGGGTGTAGATTCATTGCTATCTTTTGTAAGTAAAGGAAATAATGCTTTTATTGCTCTAGAGTATTTTAGTAAAAACTTTCGTAAAAAATTAGAATTTACCTCTAACAATTTAAGTAAAGATTCTTATTTCTATGAAGATTTGAAGAAACTAAAAGGTCAGTTTTATTTGGATTCTTTGAGAACTGAAACTTACAATTTTGATCGAAATATTAAAAGAAATTATTTTGTTACCTATAATAAAAACAATACCTCAATTTTAGGATTTGCTGAAATTGATACTGAATTAGTACCTAATTTTATTCGAATAAAACATGGTAAAGGCTATTTCTATTTGCACACAAACCCTATTGTTTTTACAAATTATTATTTGTTAAAAGATGAGAATTCTTATATTAATCAACTACTCTCTTACCTCCCATCAGGAAACATTATTTGGGATCCACAATTAAGATACAGTAAGAATTCCGATAACAATAAAGACAACACCTCAGTTTTTGATTTCTTCTTAAAACACAACACGCTAACTTGGTTTTTAATTGTGTTATTAGTAGGTATACTATTGTTTATGTTATTTAATGCCAAAAGAAAACAAAGACCAATACCTAGCATTCCAAAATTAGAAAACACTACAGTTGCTTTTACACAAACAATTGCTAGTTTGTATTTAAAGGAACAAAATCATAAAAATTTAGTTGATAAAACAATTCGCTTTTTCCTAGAGAAAGTTAGAACAAAATATTTATTAAATACCAATAGACTTAATACTGAATTCATAAAGAATTTAGCATCAAAATCTGGTAATAAATTGGCAAATACCAAGTATTTAATCAATACAATTAAAACTTTAAATAAAAAGACAGAATGTACTCAAGAAGAGTTATTTGTCTTGCAAAAAATGATTACAAAATTCTTAAAAAAATAATAGTATGGATATGCATAATGAAGACCAAAATACTGGTGAATTATCTTTTGAAAATAGAATAGATTTATCTGAGTTACAGGCAAGTGTTCTAAAAATTAAAAAACAATTGCAAAAGGTAATTGTAGGTCAAAAAGAAATGGTAGATCTACTTCTAGTTTCACTGTTAGCTAATGGTCATTTATTAATTGAAGGTGTACCAGGAGTTGCCAAAACTATAACAGCAAAATTATTATCAAAAACCATAAATGTTGGATTTAGTAGAATTCAGTTTACGCCAGATTTAATGCCATCAGATATTTTAGGAACTTCTGTATTTAATGCCAAAACCTCAAACTTTGAGTTTAAGAAGGGGCCCATTTTTTCGAATATGATTTTAATTGATGAAATCAATAGAGCACCTGCAAAAACTCAAGCAGCATTGTTTGAAGTAATGGAAGAAAAGCAAATAACTATGGATGGTACAACTTATAAATTGGATGAACCTTTTGTAGTTTTAGCTACTCAAAACCCTATAGAACAAGAAGGTACATATAGATTACCAGAAGCACAATTAGATAGATTTTTATTTAAAGTTATCGTTGAATATCCTAATGCAGAAGAGGAACTAGAAATTTTAATGAAAGAGCAGGCTTTAGAAAATAGTACTAAAACCAGCCAAATAGAAACTATAATTGAAGGTTCTAAAATTGTAGAATATAGAGCTCTTGTTAATCAAATTAAAATTGAAGAAAATCTATTAAAATATATAGCAAATGTAGTTGTAAATACAAGGTCTAATTCGTTTTTATATTTAGGGGCTTCTCCAAGAGCTAGTATTGCTATTTTAAATGCTTCTAAGGCTTTTGCAGCTATTGAGGGCAGAGATTTTGTAACTCCAGAAGACATTAAAAAGGCAACAGTACCTGTTTTACAACATAGAGTAATTGTAACTCCAGAAAGAGAAATGGAAGGTTTAACGAGTAAACAAATTATTAAACAAATCATAGAAACAGTAGAAATTCCTAGATAGTCTTGAAATACTTTTACAACTCATTATTTATAAATAAACGGTTTTTCTATGCGTTAAGCATAATAGCCTCACTTTTTGTGATTGGTTTTTTCGTTGCTATATTTTTTGAAATTGCAAAAGTGCTATTATTAGTATTGGTTGGTTTACTTATCATAGATATCACTTTGTTGTATAACACAAAAAACGGAATTTCAGCAGAACGTTTTTTACCTGAAAAATTATCTAATGGCGATGAAAATAAAATTACCCTAGATATTCAAAACAAATATAATTTTGAAGCTCATATAGAATTGATTGAAGAATTGCCTTATCAATTTCAAAAAAGAGATTTTAATTTTCAACTTAGTTTACAAAAGAAAGAAATTAAAGCAGTAAAGTATAGTTTAAACCCAAAAGAAAGAGGACTTTATGAATTTGGTAATCTTAATGCTTATGCAAATACAGGTTTAAAATTGGCTACTAAAAAATACATATTAGCTAAAAAGAAAGAGTTAAAATGTTATCCATCCTTTTTAAAATTAAGAGAGTTTGATTTTCAAACATTCAATAATTCTGTAGTTTCTTATGGTACTAAGAAAGTAAGAAGAATAGGTAATTCTTTAGAATTTGAACAAATCAAGGAATACGTCTCTGGTGATGATATTCGTACTTTAAACTGGAAAGCTACAGCCAAAAGCAATCAACTTATGATTAATCAATATATGGAAGAGAAATCTCAAGCTGTATATTGTATTA contains the following coding sequences:
- a CDS encoding lipocalin family protein → MKNIFKLLFVTLLLVMACQSTSIKNEDVLGSWIDLSEAKLNFTLLENGVARSDNMETLLYQKWELKGDSLILTMKSIGNGASSIDKMAYKIEMPNSNKMILFTEYGSNEYLKKE
- a CDS encoding RDD family protein; the encoded protein is MKTLQIKTAQNVNIKFTLAGVFQRLLAFIIDNIIKFAYLYLIFEFFDFSSLENALTGDSWDIKAIEALVLIPITFYSLYSEILLNGQTLGKKLLHLKVINIEGYKPTTTDFIIRWFLRVIDFNLFSLLFVYVASLGLTDEYILLVLLFIFGKLIGFFLILFTNKSQRFGDIIANTIVIYLKDEVKFSQTILQEIKDTYKPTYPSVVKLSDNDVRIIKETFESSAKFDDYSTLIKLRSKILEVTQIQSIHKSDKEFISTVLKDYNYYTQNM
- a CDS encoding stage II sporulation protein M, encoding MREVAFIKQNKEKWLEFEQLISNKEKKSPDLIANLHIKIMNDLVYAQTYYPKSKVTRYLNKLAKSSFNKVYDSKKRNKNAILYFFLDKVPLLCYQYRKIIYFSFIVFFVCFFIGLLSTFNDADFARQILGNNYVDQTLENIESGDAMAIYKSGSNWATFIGIYNNNQRVGLNMFLSGLFLGFGTAYYIVVNAIMVAVFQAFFYQYNSLYDSLKGIWIHGTYEIFGIIIEAAAGYIIGASILFPGTLKRLESFKIGIRDAFYIFISTIPFTIIAAFLEGYITRYSNQMPDIFCFAIIFFCLITISYYYLILPFKRAKQYQGTA
- a CDS encoding MoxR family ATPase, with protein sequence MDMHNEDQNTGELSFENRIDLSELQASVLKIKKQLQKVIVGQKEMVDLLLVSLLANGHLLIEGVPGVAKTITAKLLSKTINVGFSRIQFTPDLMPSDILGTSVFNAKTSNFEFKKGPIFSNMILIDEINRAPAKTQAALFEVMEEKQITMDGTTYKLDEPFVVLATQNPIEQEGTYRLPEAQLDRFLFKVIVEYPNAEEELEILMKEQALENSTKTSQIETIIEGSKIVEYRALVNQIKIEENLLKYIANVVVNTRSNSFLYLGASPRASIAILNASKAFAAIEGRDFVTPEDIKKATVPVLQHRVIVTPEREMEGLTSKQIIKQIIETVEIPR
- a CDS encoding DUF58 domain-containing protein; this translates as MLLLVLVGLLIIDITLLYNTKNGISAERFLPEKLSNGDENKITLDIQNKYNFEAHIELIEELPYQFQKRDFNFQLSLQKKEIKAVKYSLNPKERGLYEFGNLNAYANTGLKLATKKYILAKKKELKCYPSFLKLREFDFQTFNNSVVSYGTKKVRRIGNSLEFEQIKEYVSGDDIRTLNWKATAKSNQLMINQYMEEKSQAVYCIIDKGRAMQMEFEGLSLLDYAVNATLAISNVILKKQDKAGILSFSKKLEDIVVAEKRNSQMSLISEALYRIKTNFSESDFSSLYTIVKRKIRQRSLLVLFSNFETLDGLNRQLPYLRALAKNHLVLVVFFKNTELNVLIEKESKNIQDVYDAIIAEKFLYEKKQIVNELKKYGIQSVLTTPKDLTGDTIEKYLSLKSRGLF